A single region of the Schistocerca serialis cubense isolate TAMUIC-IGC-003099 chromosome 7, iqSchSeri2.2, whole genome shotgun sequence genome encodes:
- the LOC126412287 gene encoding cuticle protein 19.8-like has translation MYKQVIVVLAVVAACLAAPGPKPAPGLLASYVAAAPVTYTAHAVAAPVAYTAAAAPVAYAAPYSAAYVAPYHAAYRTAILG, from the exons ATGTACAAGCAG GTGATCGTCGTCCTGGCCGTGGTGGCCGCCTGCCTGGCCGCCCCCGGACCCAAGCCGGCCCCCGGCCTCCTGGCCAGCTACGTGGCCGCCGCCCCCGTCACCTACACCGCCCACGCAGTCGCCGCCCCCGTCGCCTACACCGCTGCCGCAGCTCCAGTTGCCTACGCCGCCCCCTACTCTGCCGCCTACGTCGCCCCGTATCACGCTGCCTACAGGACAGCCATCTTGGGATAA